The Amblyomma americanum isolate KBUSLIRL-KWMA chromosome 2, ASM5285725v1, whole genome shotgun sequence genome contains the following window.
cttgaaccacgccgtaggggaagggataaaggagggagtgaaagaaggaagaaagaggtgccggagtggagggctccgacatagtttcgaccagctggggatcttcaacacgcactgacattgcacagcacacgtgcgccttagcgtttcgcctccatcgaaacgcggccgccgcggtcgggttccaacccgggtgctctggatcagtaaccgagcaccataacctctGAGGCGCCGCGGCGGGTAGTGAGCAAGTTGCCGCTTGCTCTTTCGTGACACGgacggacgccggcttttctcgagAACGGGACCTCTTATGCCACGGCATTAATGTGAGCTGCTTGTGGCCGAACCGCAGCCATCGTGTCTAATACAAGCTCGATAACTTCAAATGCTGAAcgaaaactggaggggacacttaagcttcgccttatagggttatgacgcgatagcatatttgggttaattcccatatgtcCAGAATTTTTCATTCTCTACTCTACAATCATAGATCCCTTGGAGTCATAcaattcctggcgcagtggtgcagcggttaagcgatgtgccagtGCCCGCGCgctatggcaggtgctcccagagatgggccttgtgcggccaaTGCAGGTTGCTGTTTCCTAGTGACCAATcgctaatttaactgccacctaccacggcgCGCAGGTTGCTCACTATCCGGGGGGCATGTCACGGGGCGCCCCAAAGTCACGGGACCTAAGTGACGCACCTGGCTCCTAGGTTGCCCTTCGGCGAGCGCCTGCCAGAGctatgcccgtgatttttcgctcagaacgccgacaccagattttcttcCTTTAACACTCTCTCGACAAAATATACGCACTCAGTGAAGCTAGCGTCCACGTCATTTGTCGTACCGAATAAACGCTGTTCCATCTGAGCGGGCTGGATAACGCCGTGGGACCAGGTGCTTACCAGCTCCGATGGGTCGTACATGGTGCACTGGCTGAAGCTGCCGTCAGCCTCGACCGGAATGGACAAGTTCTTCCAGGCCTCGGCAGACAAGTGGGCCAAGCCTTTGGGCGGTCGGCACCAGTGGTCCACGGGTCGACCGATGAGCTGGTACGCCTTGAACTGAAAGAGCGGCGCAGCTACGCACAGGATGCCGCACGTCAGGAACCGGCGCTGGTAGGCGGCGTGGCCCAGTACGATGTAGACGCTCTCCTGGATCCCGGCCAACGAATACTGTGTCACGAAGCCGTCGAAAAGGCTGTCTTCGATGACGATGCTGCCCTCTCTCGCCCGCTTTGTCGAGCTAGCATAGCTACTGGGGGCGCAGGAGCTGGCGTCCATTCCGCTCGATTGCCTCGGCGAAGGAGCGAGTGTGTCGCAACGCAGTGTTCAGTGTTGCGTGGtagttgcctcaaaagcgatggcaggGTTGCCTTCTCACAGAGCACACGAAGCACGAGCCGGCGCAAGAGGTGGGCTATTCTCTTCTTTTCAGCGGCGTCCATACCCGAAGCGACCGGGTGGTCGAGCTCCAAACAGAGCTGCAGCTTTACGCTGCGCTTTGGACCCCAAAACAGTCATAACCAGCGAGATTAGTATAGAAGTAAAATAGCAAATATATCATGCGCTCTCACTGAAcatttgttttaaaaaaatcGTATTGTGCAACTTCTTTCTCCTCAGAAAAGAATCATAATCTGGTACGCTGCCTTGGGACAGAAAGATACCCAACAAGTTTGGACGAAATCATTTATGAGCGGGGaatcatttatgaacgcaatttttttcaaatactGCAACATTTCACTATATCAATATGCATATCcgtagatcacccgacggcagtcctgtatttGTTTGCTTAAAAGGGAACAACGCAAatacaggacgaagagaggaacgtacaacacaggcgctgacttacatcTGATGTTTTCGAAAGATGAACACACATATTAAGTAGTCTGGAGGCAAACTGTCAGCAGAGTCAACGTCACAGGCGGTGTAAAAGGCAGGAGAAAAgcgataaaatcttaaaagctatAAAAGCTTTAACAGGGAACGATGCCTGTGGGAAGGGTGACAtgagagaaagaaaacaagatgCAGGTAAAGGATGGATGATGCGTAAAAAGGAACGTGGCTATCATTTTACGTAAAAGAGTTAAGTAAAAAAGTGAGATAAAATCACTTGCCTAGATAGGCAGTCTCGTTTACAATAGGTTGATGGTCGgactgctgacacacgtgtcgccctGGTTTTGAATTAGTTAAGCTTCATGTATCTCACGTGTGCGCTTTCCGCAGTatcttttcaaaatatttgttcTGCCCTAGGCTGACACGCAAGAGCTCTTTTTGCTTTGAATGGGCAAGTTGCTGCCTGTGGCAGTCTTCATTTTCTCATGTTACGCTTCCCACatgcatcgttccttgttaaatCTTAtagctgttaataataataataataataataataataataataataataataataataataataataataataataataataataataataaatctttattactcctcaaggaatacatatatgttgccgggcctgccgaagcctctacatggcttgtatggcagtgcccagcagcggggcagctccagcgttcggagacaatggtatgcactttttcattaaaataaaagcttttaaacatactgttagagaaaaacactgaacctcaaacttgtattttgcaagtatgttaaacaaatgatatatgcatattaatgcttttttcaatgttgtcaacatgaacagggaggcaaaataaagaaataaaaatatcaaacatCGAACAATGCCTTTGCGCACATTCACAATGAAAGTAACTGTATCGGATGCtccaaaacatcataaaaaacacagaattaaagcactatgcaccaattatttttgaagttcaattaacgctctttttactccggatcgtgttgtttgctgttatactgttttagggaggcgattaaatgtgtggggaatgtagtactttcttatgctttttccgtaatgtgttctcatggaaggtatttcaaaaccagagctggTACGTAATGTTCTCCCGATGCTGCGTCGCTGTCTGAAGTCAGTGTTCCAAAAGTATTTGGGTACAGTGTAGGAGAGAAAAAGGGTGTCAAAATCCGGAAGTTTTAAATACCTAAACAATGTAAGCCCAGGCGCAGGGGGATTGGTTTTATAGGCAATACTTTTAGGAATGTTCTTGAGTAGACCATTAATTTTCTCTTTCCAAAACAATGAACAGTTGAAAAAACaggctataccataccgtacaaccgAGTATGCTAAAGAATGcaggatagtttttttttaaactaataataataataataataataataataataataataataataataataattggttttttgggggaaaggaaatggcgcagtatctgtctcatatatcgttggacacctgaaccttttatcgcttttatccggCCTTTTACACCGACCTTGACGTTGACTCAGCTGACAGCTTGCCTCGAGACTGCTCAATATGTGTGTGTATCTTTCGAATAAACATCATTTGTAAGTCaccgcctgtgttgtacgtttcTCTCtccgtcctgtgtttgcgctgttcccttttaagcaaTGTTAAACTAACTAGCCCACAACCAAACCCTTGTATTTCTTTTCCTGCTAATGTTTTTCCTGCTATTTCTTTTCCTGCTAATGCTCGGACCTCGAGGAACAACGAGCCCTCGTCTCCAGAGCACGGGCCGCGGCTTTTACCAACGGTGTCCCGGACTACGCACCCGATCAGCCTTCCCTTAATCTAAATCATTGTGACTTGAAATTAACGTTtacattatcattatcatcatcaccccagaatgttggacatgtacaATGCATCATAGGAATTTGTTACTTGTCTGACGTCACTCtacagcaaaagaaaaagaagagtagCGCGTAATGGTGGTCCCAAGATGGCCTCTTACAAGACGGGACACAGCTTGCCCTCGCGCGCTGCTTGTGATTTCACACTGTTTATTATGAGGAGTCTTTGATATATGCTCCTTTTGTCTGGTGGCTCCTCGCATATGATACTCCTGTCAAAAACAAACATACATTACACGTAACAGAATGATCAAAATGTATTTGTCCTGATGTAATGTACACAAAACATTACATGGATAATTAGTAGACCTATCAGTGAAGATAAATATGAAATTCATACTTTGCATCATTTGCGAGGAAATTTTTAGAAAGTTAGCCCTCATGCACCACGCATGCCTATAGAAATTGAtctgcgtttaaaaaaaaaagaaaaaaatactcgTGGCAAATAGTAAAACAACCAAACGTTGTGCTTGCAAATTGTCTGGCTGTCCGTAGATTTATGTCCATCTTGATGTATTGACGTTACATCGTGCCGTGTTGCCAATGTAACACTTACGTAACCATGTTTAAAGACTTCTGCCCCTGAAAAAGATGGAACTGTTCTTTGGCGTACAGCGTACGCGAAGGTCGCGGGTTCATGTGACTCATGTTAGGCGTCATctataaacacacacacacacacacacacacacacacacacacacacacacacacacacacacacacacacacacacacacacgcacacacacacacacacacacacacacgcacgcacacacacacacacacacacacacatacacacacacacacacacacaacttttcTTGTgccatgttgttgttgtttatgTACTTTCATTTTGCTGAAATAATCTACTTCTTTACACCTTCCGCTTATTATGGAAAAGCAAGCTCTGTAAAGAAGAAAACCTGACCATGCAGTAGGGGCGTTATGAGAAGTTGAAAGGCCTTCGTTTCGTTTATGGCAAGGTTATAATACGGGGTCAAACGGGAATATTCGTAGAACGTGTCTGATGTCTAGCACCAGCATGCGCACATTACTGATGTGTTTTCGTTGCTATTGTTGTACAGTGCGTACTACAGAAGTAATTTCTGAGggaccgtcgcagaagaaggccgtgcaagcgcttctgcgcttcttacaatctacaggcctgtgtgaaagactaactggagcgccttgtgtgtgtgtgtgtgtgtgtgtgtgtgtgtgtgtgtgtgtgtgtgtgtgtgtgtgtgtgtgtgtgtgtgtgtgtgtgtgtgtgtgtgtgtgcgtgtgcgtgtgcgtgtgcgtgtgtgtgcgtgtgcgtgtgcgtgtgcgtgtgcgtgtgtgtgtgtgtgtgtgtgtgtgtgtgtgtgtgtgtgtgtgtgtgtgtgtgtgtgtgtgtgtgtgtgtgtgtgtgtgtgtgtgtgtgtgtgtgtgtgtctccgtgtgtgcacgttcctttttttgcgttttcctctctgtcatctttctaacccctatcccccatccccagtgtagagtagcaaaccggagactcacatctggttaacctccatgcgtttccttttcattctctctctctctctgagggACATTACATGTCTGACTCTGCCTATCTTAAAGAAAAGTACATCGTGCCGTGGCGCTCCTTGCCAAAGCTACCGTTGCGATTAAAATTGAGCATTATCATCGACGGGAAGACATTTGGGAATATCTAGTGGGCGTTACCTATCGCACGATCAGTGGATGTTGGTGGTTCAGTGTGCTGCGAGCGAGGTTTTGTGGAGACCCCGGCGAACATCACGCCGGTCTCTGcacaaaaagctgcttttttttagTAGCCGAGCATGCTCGTGCGCTGAACACCGTGAGCTCAGTTGTCCGTAAGCGCACCCTATCATGCGAATCGGGAACATCATACAGATTCCTTGCATAGGGGGCAACGCCCACCTGTTCACGTCACTCCGTGGCGCGCGTTCCACATTACCACCTTTTTCCCGCGTGCGCTGTGGTGCTCGCTGCTGCATAGCTGATGGGAATGCGTGtggtggccctgaatgtgggcggagcttcactgcagactatAGTTAGCATCTCTCAGCAGCACTGTGACGTGCTACACCGCTGACGATGTTATGCGgtgaaaagcgctcttctaactcaaaaagcctacttttgaaTAATGTGCGAAGTTTCAGGTGAAGCGCCCTGAATATACATGCAAGAGTTTGGCTGAGTAGCCGACGAGGCTCCATAATGAAGGTTGCTGCAGCGGTCCAAGCGCAAACGAGGCCCGTGCTGCTGCATTTGGCTGTGCAGGAGCCCATAAAAGAAAGGGGGAGGGGAGGTGGCGATCGGCTCCGACAGCAAGTGTAAATCAGCCTTGCGGGTGTTACGGACGTCAGCTTGCCGGGGGATACTTTTTCCAAAGCAGGATCTGGGAGGAAGAAAAATACTTTGTGGCCCATATCATGGCCGCAGTTTCAAGCAGGCTGGTTGAGGCTGCAGCTCGGCGCAGACGTTTTACCTGGAccattttacttatttatttgaacctcaagggtctctgacgggacattacatgaggagtgggcgcaagaacagcggttaacagTGAATGTTACATAGGAATCAAGACGATGACGGGGCTTCCTCGATGGCGGTCTTGAAATGGGCTGAatcagggattagtgctaagtcgaagggaaggccattccagtcgcgagctatgtgaaaaaaaattaatttctgaaAAGTAGTAGTGCGGGCGcgatgcgggatgacgctgtttggaCGCCTGTGCGGGGCgttcgacgtactggtagaatgagcttgctgtcacggggtgaacaatgGAAAAACATGTGATAAAGGCAGAGCCTTGAAATTCGGCGACGGAAagcgagagaaaaaagttttaactGGAACTTCAAGAcggatatgctagagtatcgcgagtattttgaaagaataaagcgagtggcccgattctgaacagactcaagggctgaggtaaggttagactgatgggggtcaaatattgcgcaagcgtattcaagtttaggtcgcacaaatgttttataagctagtaattttaaggaagGTGTCATGCGCAGGTTACGATGGAGATAACCAGTTGCTCGATTAGATGAGTTTATTTGGTTAATGTGGTAAGACCACGATAAGTAACTAtcgaggttaataccaagatacttaaaagagttcgcagaaataatggcagtatcgttaattttataagcaggcggagtataatttcggtggaggtgaaaagAAATTTTCAGTCTTTATAGTATTTAGGGACAATAGCCACGTAGTGCACCATTGCTGTATGTTAGGTCGTTTTGGAGGATGTAAGCATCCGCGGCGTTATTTATGGGGCGGTAGAGTGATGTGGGCGAAGTCTCGCTTAAGGTTCTCGTAAACCATGCATGTCCGTGCCGAGATTGTTGTACTCGTGCACACTTAAGCAGTCTGGACTCATTTGTGAAGGGCGTAAACTTTCTCGTCATGCATGTAATCCACACCTAATTGTGGACGGCTTAGTAGCAGGGAAGACATAATGGCAGGCAGACTTTTCAGCAGGTGGAAGTTGATGCTTTCCACTAATTCTTCTTTCTTCTGAAATATGTTAGTCTCTTCAGTGATGGCGTACGTACTACATTAAGAGTTTGCTGCTTGGAAAGACGGATAATACAATGAGGATGTGTTGttatgtgtgaaaaaaaaaattgaccgaCGATTAAGATAGCCGCGGTAATGCGggatttgagtgcagctcttcacgACCGGTAGGTGGCGTGTTAAATTGCTAGCCACCCACCGGGGATCTTCCCGAGGTGGCGTTTCTCGTTACGGGAGCCTATATAATAAAGTGTACAATTCAGGGTACGCGGGATGCCGTTCAGAATATTTAGGGAAAAGAATATATGGGTATCAGTCTCCtgtaagggaggggggggggggggattgtataTGCCGAAAACTCCTTCCTAAAATATAAAACCCCATGAATACATCCCGATCACATTGTTCTCTGAAGGTTACATCCTTCAGCTCAACGCGTGAAATTAGCACAGCGCTCTCTGGCAAAGGCATCGAGCAGTGCCGATTAAACGTTCACTCTGGCACCTCTAGATCGCTGGTAAGACTACGTCAGTCACCGAACCAATCAACTTTGTCTCGGATCGAACTGCTCCGTTTAGCCCGACAAAATGAAACATGCACGTTAGAAGAAATGCACAAGGCAGGGAGAAGCACCATCAGGTCGATGAACATAACAGGCGGTTTAATCCAGTAACGTATTTTAAAAAGTTAATATTGGAAAATATTTGCGCAAACGCAGAAGTTTTCAGTTCTCGCTTGCGTTGTTCCCCACGTTTAACTTGCGGAGACAATGTCGTCGCAATGTAGAGAAAACTTCCCGTTCAGGTGGTCCTTC
Protein-coding sequences here:
- the LOC144118908 gene encoding solute carrier family 22 member 7-like gives rise to the protein MDASSCAPSSYASSTKRAREGSIVIEDSLFDGFVTQYSLAGIQESVYIVLGHAAYQRRFLTCGILCVAAPLFQFKAYQLIGRPVDHWCRPPKGLAHLSAEAWKNLSIPVEADGSFSQCTMYDPSELDSLLENRTAVPCHKWGYDITDKRDSIVSLFDLVC